cgcagtctcctcgcattgcacaggcgagggtaaggcttgccactgacacccttccccagaccccgcacagagcgggagctctctgcactgggtacgcccttttatatCTAATGTAGGCATGAAATGAAAGTAACGTGAAGTACTTAGCTGTTTCTTGCATAAACTTATCTCCTATGCCAGTTACTTGCAATATAAGAATTTGACTAGGTACCTCATTCCAGCCAGACCTAGCATTTGGCTTGCTACATAAGATAAGATAGATCACTATAACATAACAGTGACCATTTTATAAGGAATATAATAAAATTCTGGATTAAGGGTTATTTGCTGTGCCAAGTTCGCTATGGCACTGACTCACATGAAAGCTACCATATTGAGTTTCGTGCATCTATTACCCAATAAGATGCATCCATAACTTAATACATCCTCCTTGCAGCTAGGGTTTTAGGCAAACATCAAGGGATAGTGCCTCCTAGACCAACTGTGACTCCTGAAAACTCAGTTGCTTCTGCTGCTCTGGAACAACTCAGTGCTGCTGAAGTGGAGAGACGGGTGAAACTGTTGCGAGAAGACAGGTAATGTGATTATTTGATATATCCAGACTATTTCTTTTGGTCACAGAAATATGAAGTTCTGATGATAGTTCATATGGGCACAAATTTAATCTGCTAGAATTTGTTGAGCTTATTTACATTCTTTGAGATGATGTTTGGTTGATTAGTGATCTTTAAGATTTTCTTTTTGTAAAACATAGATTTGGTTTTCCCTATGCTCTTGTAGATAAAGAAAGTTTTAGAGCATCACCTTGTACCAGTCTCTATTATTCATTTTGGTGAGCTTTGTTGCAAATGGTGTCATATCAGAAAGCTGGCTGTGGTAGTATGGATGCCATAGTGGAAATGACTGGTATAGTGTTACACCTAAAGGATTAAAACGAAGCACAAAGTTTTTCTTCTATCTGTTCTCATATAATTCTGATGGtgtttctgttttattttttaattataccATTGATTTTATCATTTTAATCTCTTTGACCACTGTTATTAATTGTTCCCAGTTCAGGAACATGCTACATGTATGGATTTTGAAAGTCCATAGATTTCTTAGAAAAaacatggcaaaaaaaaaaaaaactgcaaacTATCATATGCAACAAAAGTCAAAATGTTCTTATGTTTCTCAGTTTTGTTGATTTAACATTTCCCTTTACAGCGAATTGCAGAAATTACATAAGAAGTTTGTTCTTGGAAATATTCTGCAAGAATCTGAATTTTGGGCAACAAGAAAGGTAAAACTCACTTATCCTGTATATTGTTACTTGATTAGTAAATTTTAGCTGTGCACTTTATGTTTCTTCACTTGATCCATTATTTCCTTACGATCTTTGCAGAACTTACTTGAAGATGAAGCAAATAAAAGATCAAAACAAAGGCCAGGTTTCAAGAATGCGCTAGTAGATATTAAGCCAACAACTGATGGTCGGGTATGTCACTGGAATACTATTGTTGTAGCTGTAGACCATAATTCTGTACCAGAGTATTGATAAGTGTTATTTCTTATGTTCTATTCTAAGACACTGAATTTGCTGATGACTGATGGTAGTtaacttttttttattatttctatgTTGAGCATTTCAGACAAACAAAGTTACTTTCCAGATCACACCTGAGATGATACATCAGGTCCGCCTTTCCACTCTGCTTCTTTATCATGAACTAATACCTATGTAGTGCTTGGTAACATCAATTGTTTCTATTTCCTGAATTGTTATAATTGCAAAATTTCTATACTATGCTGTAAAATGAAAATTACGTCATTTTGTGAGTTATGGAGTTTCTGAACATTTTTGTTAGTAAAAGGTTTCAAAGATTTTTTGAATCTGTATATGAATGTGTAGCAAGCCCTATACCTTCTTTGTTTCCTTAGTAGCTTTCATGCATGATGCCGTGATCCTTTATTAAGGgcgtgtttggcagggctcctccttTTTACACTAAAAAACGGCTCCAAACGTCTCCTCCTACTAAAAACTTTTGGTAGGGCTCCTCtgaaggagccggagccggagtcgGAGTCGGGGAGGAACCCTACCAGACAGGGTCTAAGCTATTTTTATATCTTGAAAATATAATTTCCATTGTGTGCATGTGAATTTGATGCGATCAAAGGTAATTATTGAGCAGGAACACTGAAAATTATGCTTCCACCCTAGCCAGTCAGGTTAGGATTAGTCCATAGCTGCAAAATCCATCTTCCTTGCTTGGAATCCTATCTGCGCTGGGTCCTGTTTCCCCAAGAATACTCCATTATACCTGAGGCATATATTATTCACGGAAGCAAGTTCTGAATTCCATGATTGTATATCTGAACTTTGCAATGAATTGATATGTAAAGTCTTGAAGATATACTTCTTCCAACTTGTTAACGCCATATATCCTTTCATTTTACagatttttgcagaaaagcctgCTGTCCGTAGAGCATATTTAGATTTTGTTCCAAAAAAGGTAAGACCTATTTATATTATCAATATCTTAAAATGAACTGTAGAAAATTCAGGCATAAAATTTTCCTAGTGTTATTACTGTTTCTGTATGGTCGATGCTGATTTCTCATTATGCTCTATATATTCTGCTGTATTCTGTCATAATCTTCTCATTTTATTATATTTTCTGAGGATAGATGTCAGAAACCCGATTTTGGGAAAAATACTGTAGAGCCGAGTATCTAGTTAGGACAAAAAACACTGCAGCAGCAACAGCTGAGGCTGCTGGAGATGAGGAATTGGCTATCTTCCTGAAGAATGATGATATACTGGCCAAGGAGGCAAAGATGAAGGTTTAGTTTTAGCAATGATTGCTGTTGTAATTCATTTTTTGTTACCATGTGTTGGTGCCATTTCTTTCAAGTGACTCAATTGTTGGTTGCAGATAAAACGAGTCGATCCAACATTAGACATGGAGGCAGACACTGGAGATGATTACATTCATCTTCCGGTATGATTTTTTTCTACTATTATCTTCTTATATTTGTAAGACAAATGTGGTCTCTAGACTTTCTCATATTGAGCATATTTGCTTGCTGTTGACAATGAAGTGCTCATCCTATGTTAAAATTACTGCTCAATCATTATGTGTTTGGACACTCAGGACCATGGGATTCACCGTGATGGTAACAAAGAGACAGTCGATGCTGACAGTGAGTTGGCGAGGAGGACGCTGTCTCAGGACCTGAACCGTCATGCAGCTGTTGTTCTTGAAGGGAGATCTCTTGGTAGTTATGAACCTAATCGAAGAAACTTTGTGATGTCTCTTTTGTTTTCCTTAATACAATTGATTGCTCAAGCATGTTATGATGTTAGCGGGGTAAGATGGTACCATTCTCAGTATTATGACTTTGAGATGGTACCGTTCTCAGGGATTCCAGGGCACATCAGCAACAGAGTGAAATGATTTTAAATTATTTTGTTTGCCACCCATTTGAATAATTTATTGTGGCCATAGCTCTTTCATAATTATACAAATCGACTAGCCTGGACCATTGGTTTGGTTTGCAAACTATACCTTTATAGTAATTGTTCTGTGACTTTCTGTTGTGTCTATTCTTTCCCTTTTTCGTTTGATCAGATTCGTTTTTCATGTTGCATTTCTATTTATTCATTTTCATTCTGCCAATTGTTTAAACTATCTTTCAATCCATTAAGTGTACTATGTTTTATTTGTCTTGTAGATGTTGAGTCGACTGATCCAAAGACTTTAGCTGAAGCCCTTGTAAGGTCCAAGAAAGGTTAGAGATGGCATCGGAATTCAATTGAATCCTTTTACACATGTAATATATTGTGTTCTGATGAATTATTAACTGCAGAACCACCTTCCACTtctattgttgatgatgctaatCATGAGAGACTAGTGAAGGTGGCTAGAATGACGGAGATAGAGGATCTGCAAGCTCCACGAAGCCTTCCGTATGCACCACTTTGTATAAAGGTAAAGCTTTTTTGTGCTCATGGCGTAATAGTAgatataacaacaacaacaaagcctttaagtcccaaacaagttggggtaggctagagttgaaacccagcagaagcaatcaaggttcatgcacgtgaatagctgttttccaagtgctcctatctaaggctaagtctttgggtatattccatcctttcaagtctccttttattgcctctacccaagtcaacttcggtctttctctgcctctcttcacgttactatcctggcttaggattccactacgcagcAGTGCCTTtggaggtcttcgttggacatgtccaaaccatctcaaccggtgttggacaagcttttttttcaattggtgctacccctaatctatcacgtatatcatcgttccgaactcgatcccttcttgtatgatcgcaaatccaacgcaacatacgcatttccgcgacacttatctgttaaacatgtcgtcttttcgtaggtcaacattctgcaccatacaacatagcaggtctaatcactgtcctataaaacttgtcttttagcttctgtggtacccttttgtcacataggacaccagatgcttggcgccacttcatccactctgctttgattctatggctaacatcttcatcaatatccccgtctctgtagcattgatcctaaatatcgaaaggtatccttcctaggcactatttgaccttccaaactaatatcttcctcctcccgagtagtagtgccgaagtcacatctcatatactcacttttagttctactgagtctaaaacctttggactccaaagtctcccgccataactccagtttctgattcactcatgtccggctttcatcaactagcactacatcgtccgcgaaaaacatacaccaagggatgtccccttgtatgttccttgtgacctcatccatcattaaggcaaacagataagggctcaaagctgacccttgatgtagtcctatcctaatcgggaagtcatccgtgtctccatcacttgtttgaacactagtcacaacattgttgtacacaTCCTTAATGATCCCgatgtacttcgttgggactttatgtttgtccaaatcccaccacataacattccttggtattttatcataagccttctccaagtcaataaaaaccatgtgtaggtctttcttcttctccctataccgctccataacttggcttattaagaaaatagcttccatggttgaccttccgggcatgaaaccaaattggttcatagagacccgcgttattgctctcaagcgatgctcgataactctctcccatagcttcatagtatggctcatcaacttaattccccggtaattagtacaactttgaatatcccctttattcttgtagatcggtaccaatatacttttcctccactcgtcaggcattttgttcgatcgaaaaatatggttgaacagcttggttagccatattatagctatgtccccgaggcatctccacacctcgattgggataccatccggtcccatcgccttacctcctttcatccttttcaacgcctctctgacctcagattcttggattctccgcacaaagcgcctattggtgtcatcaaaagaggcGCACAGAGTAATAGTAGATATATCAACCAAAATAAGAAATAATGTATTAATTTGTCTTCTTTTTTCTTATTAGGATCCTAAAGAATATTTTGATTCCCAACAAGCAAATGCTCTGAGATCTCTAGGTGGCAGCAATGACGGAAGAAAAGCTCGTACTTGCAGCTTGAGCACTGAAGAAGCATTCCATCATTTAATGGACCAAATGTCTTCTATTAAAGTTAATAAGCTTAACTGTCCGATTATTCAGTCTGATATGGCTCTTAAGGTAAACCATTTTACTGGGCAGTTTGATTCTTTTATTTATTACTTTTTCTTAGTTTACTCAGTGTATTGAGTAATAGCTGATTCGGCACTAAATAAATTGTTGGGTTAGCGGTCCAATCAAGAGGAGTGCACAGACATAGTTTAGGATAATGGCACTTTGAAGACTGCAAGGCAACTTGAATCCTTTTATCAGTTCGTCACCAATTATAAGTTTCAAAGGTCAACCAGCACCAGGACTGCAAATATGGTTGTCAGTCTCAGTCCACTAGTCAACTGGGAACAGACAGAAGCCAGTGGTAAAAGGCAGGCTACCACTGGTGTAATCAACATAATTAGTTAACCGTTGGATGTATTGGCGATTAGGAAGTATCTAAGgcctgtttggcagagctccaACTCCAAGAATTTTTGGAGCTGACCATCCCTAGGTCCAGGTATTGTTGGATGTGTGGCCAAACTGAGGTCATTTTATTGAAATGTTGAATCATTTATATTGAATGCCAGATGTTTAAACCacttgaccttttctttcaagctCTAAATCCTGCATGGGTCTTGGAGCTGGAGCTTTGGAACCCTAAATGTATCACGTAAAGATCATATAAaaaagagaggaagaaggaaaCACATGTTATTTGGTTTATTAGTATCCCATTCTTAGTAATATGTGTATGTAAAGGTCCATTCGTCATATTTATGCAACTGTTTGCATGATGTTGTGTTACTGCTACTGTGGCTTCTCTGTTCTTAAGCTATTAAATTGCATGAGCAGGAAATCCTAACTACCTAAATGGTATGGGCCTAGGTTCTTAATGAATTGAATGAAGGGATTTCTCGTTCAAGGAGACTTAACCTCAAGAATCCTCAAGAAGGTCTCCTTGGTCAGCTGCCTCAACATACACGGGATGAGCTTATGGATGTGAGATGCTGTATTCACTACTGGTTTCGTTTTGTATGTATGGATACTCTTGTCGATGGAACTTCTGTAAACTATCTATTTTCTCAGCATTGGACGGCTATCCAGGAATTGCTACGGCATTTTTGGTCATCGTATCCAATAACAAGTGCAGTCCTTTATAACAAGGTATATCTCCCCCATCGTTATCAGCACTGTTTTGTAACCCATGGTGTTTTCAATTGGATTTTTTTTATCTGGAACACGctcacgcaggagagctgcgtatcattatattaagaagaaaatttgGAAATTAGTACAAACTTCTTGATTTCATGTTATAAGTGCAAACTTAGCTGATTTATAGGACTAGAGGAAGTGTTTGTACATCCACCATGTTTCTTCTGTTAGATGTTTTCAGCAGCTTGCATTGAAAAAAAGAAGATGTTTTCAGCTGCTCGGTTTATTTTGCATGCTGCATTGATTTGGTTAGAGAACCATCACTGAGAACTATAGAGTAGCATACTGTATATTGTGTTGTACAGTATGTTATCCAAACTATGAGTTAGAATGCCCTAGTTCTGAAGGTTTTGTACCACTGTAGTTATGGTGCTAGTTTCGGTAAGCTAAAGCCAGGAAGACTGTCACACAGTTTTAAAAACTTATGGTGTCTAGAAGAGAAGCTTTGAGTGCGCTGTGCGCCATATCATGCTTTTAGTCTTTTTTGGTATAGCAAAGCTTCACTCTGGATATGCATTTCTTTCTAATGCCAGTTGCTTTGATGTTAATTTACTTGTTTTGAAGGTTCAAAGAGTTAAAGAAGCTATGACACAGATATATCAAAAGTTGCAGGTAAATATTTGCCAGCACATCTGACATCTGCCCCCACTCCCCTGTTTAGATATGCAGAACCCTCATACTTGTCACCTAAATTGGGTTTATACTCAAATTACCATTGAAGTTCTTTTGTATGTTCTGTTACTTGTGAAATATGCAGCTTATAAAGGAATCAGCACAGCCTGATGTAAGACATGAAATATCTCGGCTAGTAAAGCCCATGACTCAGGTCTGTAAACATTCCTCGCACTACCATGTACTCCTACCTAAGAGCATTATGCCATTATTTGAATCACAATCCCACATTCAAAGTTGGCACATGCTTCCATGAATTGTTCTCCCATCGAAATGGCAGCGAACTGACCAATGTACCGATGGTATGTCGTTTGCAGGCCTTGGATGCCGCCTTCAACCACGATGTGGAACAGCAGCAGAAGTCGTCCAAGGCCGGGAACAGGCACAACGGGTTTTGAGCCAAGGAGACTGGTTTGACCAACACATGAAGCGAGACAGACGGGCAGTGTGCCCGAATGTACAAGAGTTGCTGTAGAATTCTTGAGGCTTCTACGATTTTGATCTTTTTTCCCCTCTCGTATTAATAGCtgcaggaggagcaggagcatgcTATTTGCAGCCCCAGAATCTTGATCTATGTCATCAATTGTTTGTAATTGAGTGAATAGTGAGACTCGCAGCAGGATGCTGCCGACGTCTTGTACATGGCGGTCATGGCTATTCGAGATAGAATCAAAGCAGTACCATTATGATTTTCGCTGTTCGTTCGTGGCCGTCGGGCGGAATTACATACGTATCTTCTGCAGCATTTCGAAGCCACCATTACGTATCACAGTATCGGTGGCGTCTGTCAGCTGTCACCCACTCGTCTTGTAACATCTGTGGGTAGCGGTTGACGAAGGAGCTGCATGAAAGAAGGTGGCGCACTGGCGCTGGCTTTATTCCACCTTGTCGTTTCACTCGGCAGTGGCAGTGTTCTGGGGGTTTCATAGGGTTTTGTTGTAGACTTGTAGTCGTCGCTCGCTCTGCTGGGTGTGCAGCGTGCGTTGCCGTTTTTGGAGGAGGCAGGACTAGCAGAAACAGTAGGCCGTGCATCGGTTCCGTTCAGTCCTTGCCGCTGGGCAGTTGGAGCATGCTTTTCGTAAAGCACGGGCCCCGTTGTTCCTGTGAGCACAGTGAACGAAGGAAAAGGTGGAAATGAAAAATAAGCATAAGCGAGTAAGCAAAGCAAAGGTGTAAAAAGATATCAATGGTAAAAAAAAGAGAGCATATAAGCAACGTCAAAATGATGGGTAAAAcatgtgattttttttaaaagaaaacaaATTCACGCCCAGTGGGACTCGAACCCACAATCGCCTGATTAGAAGTCAGACGCCTTATCCATTAGGCCATGGGTGCGGATTGTTTCATTTCGTTTTGACATTATTCACGAAAGCATTCAACATCGCCGTCCCGCTGGCCTCTGCTCACGCGCGAGCATCCATGTCCTCCCACTCCAGCCATGCAACCACCACCCACAGTCCCTACTCCCAGCCAACGCGTATGCTGGGAACGCCACGCCCGCACCTGGAGCGAGAGCTGTTGGACGACGTGCTGCTGTCTGCTGATGGTTCGTCTCGCCACGCCACGCGCGCCTGCACTTCTGCGCTGCTCTGCTCCTGCTCCATGGACGGAACCGCGGCTATACCCGCGctgtgctcttcttcttcttcttcttcttcgtgtTTATTTGCTTCCTCGTTTTGATCCACCATCCATCTATGATCTATCCTCCGCGCGCGTCGCTCAGATCCCTGTGCTCACGCTGGGGGTATTGTCACTTTGGGGTTTTCTGATTGGCTGCTTAATTTCTTTGGGGGTTTTGGCACTTTGGTGGTCATATGCTTCGATGATTGGCATTAGAATTCTTCCAACTGCATTCACCACTGCTTTCTCCTAGAAGATCGCAGCAGATCGGATTTGGAAATTAATTGCTTCTCCATGAAGTATTAAACTGACTGTTCGATCGCCCTCCCACTCCTCCTACAGGTGGAGGAGGCTACACTTGCATATCACACGCCGAACCGTTGGTTCATCTAGGAGAAATCaccgtcctcctcctccggcctCTGCGCTCCGCTGTACGTGCACGAGCTCTACCGCCTTCTCTCCCCTCTCGACACTTTTGCAACGAGATGCGGTACGGTGTTACTACtgctacacttttgctttaaccTGCGGTTGCATCGTCTTCTACTACCTCTAGCGATGTTTGCTTTACTTGCATCTACGGTGTGCTCTCTTGCATAGTTTCCATTTACGCGTACTAATTCTGCTGCTGCCTgttcattctctctctctcttttttttggtGTGTTCTTGCATCTCGACACGATCTTCCATTTTTTTAGAAAGAAAACACCATCTTTCAACTACAGTACAGATCATTTTTTAGTCGATGCCCGTGGGGAAAACAATAAGGCCGTATTTTATTGCCGGCCCATCACCAAGCCCACGCGTAATGGGCCTGGCACCACTTCCTTCCTAGCACACCCCGCACGGTCCGGGGCTCCGGGCTCCCATTTGTCTGCACCCActtcgtcgccgccgccggctccGGCGGCCGCAGCGACTTGACGTCGACCTCGTCCGGTCGCTTCTACGCTCCGTCTTGGGGTTGGGGGTGGTCGCTGACCCGGCCGACCCCCACCCATGTCTCGTCCCGTGGCGTCGATGTCGGTTTCCGTGCGCGCGCTGGGGGCGGGGCACCGCCGGGGAACCCCTAACCCTCGgcgtggctggctggctggctgctttGACCACCAGCTTAAGTTGTTCGCGAAATTGCCTCACTAGGGTGCTGCCTGTCATCGAGGTCGAGGTACATTGTGCTTTGTGTGCCGGGCCTGGGCTTGGGGTGTGATTGGCGGTGGCTGGTGCCTTTTGGGATTGTTGGCCAGCTTATAATTTTCTAGACACCAGTTCTTTCTTATTTGTTGTTCTTGGATCTTGTCAGAACAATATGCTGTCGCAATGGATATTTCTGTTTTTCTTAGGTCTGCATTGGATATTTCTGTTTTTTCTTATGTCTGCCCAGCTTATTTTGTTGTTCTTGAATCAAGTTCTGACCTGGATATTTCTGTTTTTCTTAGGTCCGCAATGGACTGCAGCTCTGATGAGTCATCAGAGCTAAGTAAGACTGATATTGATGACTATGCTGAGAAGTCATACTTGGACCTGAAGGCTGGCAAGTTTGTGGCAAGGCTGGGCAGTGACAGGTTCAGGTGCCCATTCTGTCCAGGGAAGAAGAAGCAGGACTACCGTTACAACGAGCTGCTTCAGCACGCTGTTGGGGTGGGCGCATCCAACCGTGCTGCAAAGGTGAAGGCAAACCACCAGGCCCTAGCGAAACTTCTCAAAGAGGACCATGCTGATGCGGCAGCCACATTGCCACCATGTCAGGCTATTGCGCTAAGTAACCCTCCAAAGCCAGTGCAAGATCTGGAAGTGTTTGTTTGGCCCTGGATGGGCATCCTCACAAATGTTCTGGCCGAACAAACCCAGGGGGGTGGAGGCATACTGATGAAGCAGCTAGCTGATTTCAAACCCGTGCAAGTTACTGCTGTGGATGGTGACAATGGGTATACTGGCTACGTCATTGTTCTTTTCACCAAGGATTGCATTGGGTTCAAGAACGCCTTAGCATTCCACAACTATTTCAAGTCACAACACTTGGGGAAACTGGACTGGAAGGAAACAAAGCAACATGTAAAGGATGTGTTTGGATGGCTGGCAAAAGAAGAGGATTACAAATCAGATGACCCAGTTGGTAGGTTCTTGTCATCAAATGGTGGCCCGAAGACAGTTTCTGAACTGGAACAAGAGATGTCCAGCAAGACTGACAATCTCATAGCTAATTTGACTCAACAGAGTACCAAGTGTAATAAAATGAATCTCTCCCTTCAGAAAGTCATGGAAGAAAGTGATTTGTTGCACAAACGTTATAATGAAGGTACGCTCATTGATTCTAGTTGTGAAATATTCTTCTGTTAGAGCTTTATggatgttatgctcatttgtATTATCTAAAATGATTGTGCCTATTGTATTTTTATTTATCCTTTTCACAGAAATGAGGAATATGCAGTCAGCTGCTCGCAAACATACACACATAGTTTTTCAGGAGACTGAAAAGCTGAGAAATGAGTTGGTTGAGAAAGAGAGTTACATCCAATGGAGGTCCAGGCAGCTCAATGAACAAGTTGCTCAAACTGACATGAAAAGAAGAAAACTGGAGGAAGAGAGGAAAAAGGTATGGGTGCATCCCCATTTCTATTAGTGCTACTTTTTATTGTCCATATCTTCTCTATCACTGTATCACATATCAGATAGTTTCTGAATTGTATTCATAGTCTTGCCAATAATGATTCTTTTCTGATACCTGTCTTTCGTACTAATTTCCCCGCAGAATGCTGACCAAAATGATTCCCTCAACATGGCTAGAATTGAGCAACAGAAAGCTGATGAATGGGTGCTACAGCTTCTTGAGAAACATAAGGTACGCACATCCTTTTTCTTGTTGATACCACTGAGTTTTTTTTTAGTTTTCATGCACCCGAACTTATTTTGGGTTCCAAAACTCAAACAGGAAGAGAAGGAGGTCGCTGTGAACAGAATCCTGCAGTTCGAAAGGCAGGTGTATGAAAAGCAAAAGCTGGAGCTAGATATTGAACAACTTAAAGGCAAACTGGAGGTGGTGAAACACATTGAAGGAGAGGGTGTTGATGTGAAGAAACGTTCTGAGGAGCTGACAGCAGAACTGAATGAAAGAATTGAAGAGATGGAACATCTGGAAGATCTCAATCAAACTCTTGTTGTTAAAGAAAGGATGGCCAGTGATGAGATTTGACGTGCAAAGAAAGAGCTGATCACGGTATTATCATATGCCAGTATATTTTCAGAAAATCTGCAGAGACATGCCTTATTTAGATATGCATTTTTCCAAATTTAATCGTATTTAGATTCATGCCTTCTATAGATGTGGATTCCTAAAGATTATGCCCATCTGTCCTTTTGACTCTGCCTGAGATAGATTTTGTGGATATTTTGCAGGGTTTGACAGATTTATTAGGTCCTCGTAGTCGTAGTAACATTGGAATCAAGAGGATGGGTGAACTGGATGAGAAGCCCTTTCTTCTATCTTGCAAGCAAAAGTATGTTTGCAAACAGTGTTTACTGCTACCATTTGGTGCTTTtctttgacttgaactaaatatGAGTTTTTTCTCCATGAAGCAACTTGTCTGATGAATAATGAACTGATGTCTGATGATTATGTAGCAGCTTAAACCTCCTGTTCCCAGGTTCCCCCACGGCCCCACTAGTATCGCCGTAGACACCCAGTGTCCCACACCATTATTTAGATAAGGATGAAATAGAAACATCCCAGTCTCCATAGTATGCAAGTCTTGAAATTCAGTGTGCATGTTTTCATTTTTGTAAAAGTTGAATACTAGTcataaaaaatttcattaaaaACATAATACCATACGTCCACCAAATTA
This DNA window, taken from Miscanthus floridulus cultivar M001 chromosome 13, ASM1932011v1, whole genome shotgun sequence, encodes the following:
- the LOC136501311 gene encoding general transcription and DNA repair factor IIH subunit TFB1-1-like isoform X2; translation: MGSMTIGAKYKTTIKDPGTPGILRMNDERFTFTPNDPRSAMKFNVDFRTIKGHKFNKVEGNKAALLNLSKEDKAGGYIFEFDNVGNRDLSRDFVARVLGKHQGIVPPRPTVTPENSVASAALEQLSAAEVERRVKLLREDSELQKLHKKFVLGNILQESEFWATRKNLLEDEANKRSKQRPGFKNALVDIKPTTDGRTNKVTFQITPEMIHQIFAEKPAVRRAYLDFVPKKMSETRFWEKYCRAEYLVRTKNTAAATAEAAGDEELAIFLKNDDILAKEAKMKIKRVDPTLDMEADTGDDYIHLPDHGIHRDGNKETVDADSELARRTLSQDLNRHAAVVLEGRSLDVESTDPKTLAEALVRSKKEPPSTSIVDDANHERLVKVARMTEIEDLQAPRSLPYAPLCIKDPKEYFDSQQANALRSLGGSNDGRKARTCSLSTEEAFHHLMDQMSSIKVNKLNCPIIQSDMALKVLNELNEGISRSRRLNLKNPQEGLLGQLPQHTRDELMDHWTAIQELLRHFWSSYPITSAVLYNKVQRVKEAMTQIYQKLQLIKESAQPDVRHEISRLVKPMTQALDAAFNHDVEQQQKSSKAGNRHNGF
- the LOC136501311 gene encoding general transcription and DNA repair factor IIH subunit TFB1-1-like isoform X1; this encodes MGSMTIGAKYKTTIKDPGTPGILRMNDERFTFTPNDPRSAMKFNVDFRTIKGHKFNKVEGNKAALLNLSKEDKAGGYIFEFDNVGNRDLSRDFVARVLGKHQGIVPPRPTVTPENSVASAALEQLSAAEVERRVKLLREDSELQKLHKKFVLGNILQESEFWATRKNLLEDEANKRSKQRPGFKNALVDIKPTTDGRTNKVTFQITPEMIHQIFAEKPAVRRAYLDFVPKKMSETRFWEKYCRAEYLVRTKNTAAATAEAAGDEELAIFLKNDDILAKEAKMKIKRVDPTLDMEADTGDDYIHLPDHGIHRDGNKETVDADSELARRTLSQDLNRHAAVVLEGRSLGNVESTDPKTLAEALVRSKKEPPSTSIVDDANHERLVKVARMTEIEDLQAPRSLPYAPLCIKDPKEYFDSQQANALRSLGGSNDGRKARTCSLSTEEAFHHLMDQMSSIKVNKLNCPIIQSDMALKVLNELNEGISRSRRLNLKNPQEGLLGQLPQHTRDELMDHWTAIQELLRHFWSSYPITSAVLYNKVQRVKEAMTQIYQKLQLIKESAQPDVRHEISRLVKPMTQALDAAFNHDVEQQQKSSKAGNRHNGF
- the LOC136501311 gene encoding general transcription and DNA repair factor IIH subunit TFB1-1-like isoform X3, translated to MGSMTIGAKYKTTIKDPGTPGILRMNDERFTFTPNDPRSAMKFNVDFRTIKGHKFNKVEGNKAALLNLSKEDKAGGYIFEFDNVGNRDLSRDFVARVLGKHQGIVPPRPTVTPENSVASAALEQLSAAEVERRVKLLREDSELQKLHKKFVLGNILQESEFWATRKNLLEDEANKRSKQRPGFKNALVDIKPTTDGRTNKVTFQITPEMIHQIFAEKPAVRRAYLDFVPKKMSETRFWEKYCRAEYLVRTKNTAAATAEAAGDEELAIFLKNDDILAKEAKMKIKRVDPTLDMEADTGDDYIHLPDHGIHRDGNKETVDADSELARRTLSQDLNRHAAVVLEGRSLDVESTDPKTLAEALVRSKKEPPSTSIVDDANHERLVKVARMTEIEDLQAPRSLPYAPLCIKDPKEYFDSQQANALRSLGGSNDGRKARTCSLSTEEAFHHLMDQMSSIKVNKLNCPIIQSDMALKEILTT
- the LOC136501699 gene encoding factor of DNA methylation 5-like; the protein is MRSAMDCSSDESSELSKTDIDDYAEKSYLDLKAGKFVARLGSDRFRCPFCPGKKKQDYRYNELLQHAVGVGASNRAAKVKANHQALAKLLKEDHADAAATLPPCQAIALSNPPKPVQDLEVFVWPWMGILTNVLAEQTQGGGGILMKQLADFKPVQVTAVDGDNGYTGYVIVLFTKDCIGFKNALAFHNYFKSQHLGKLDWKETKQHVKDVFGWLAKEEDYKSDDPVGRFLSSNGGPKTVSELEQEMSSKTDNLIANLTQQSTKCNKMNLSLQKVMEESDLLHKRYNEEMRNMQSAARKHTHIVFQETEKLRNELVEKESYIQWRSRQLNEQVAQTDMKRRKLEEERKKNADQNDSLNMARIEQQKADEWVLQLLEKHKEEKEVAVNRILQFERQVYEKQKLELDIEQLKGKLEVVKHIEGEGVDVKKRSEELTAELNERIEEMEHLEDLNQTLVVKERMASDEI